One window from the genome of Candidatus Eisenbacteria bacterium encodes:
- a CDS encoding NHL repeat-containing protein, with protein sequence MRPASLLVVWLAAFVLAPCGRAAAAAPAADPTGTAESAPASPSAVAGDTAARALRPQPAATDTTRLPLSFEPGEAFGVGETGPGRLVLPGGVATDAFGRVYVSDAATHRLLRWNADGTRRQEAGSLGSAPNQFRRPGAVARLGSLGVAVLDVENRRVVTYDLELRLLGVLAGFEDPDLEASIGPVTPIGLAADRGGAVYVADADGDRVLAFDFSGRFLRAIGGHGPGEGWLRGLSAITVAPQGVLMTADRPHERGPARLQWMDAGGRVVRLAWVPDPAASSSATKSGALALAVDDAGRVAIADEGAGTLALLSPGGALLARTSGLARPGALAFAPDGTLLVAERGAARVRRFAIVTTATGK encoded by the coding sequence ATGCGACCGGCTTCGCTGCTCGTGGTCTGGCTCGCGGCTTTCGTCCTCGCGCCGTGCGGGCGCGCGGCGGCCGCTGCACCGGCGGCGGACCCGACGGGCACGGCGGAGAGCGCTCCGGCCTCGCCGTCCGCGGTCGCGGGCGACACCGCCGCACGTGCGCTCCGACCGCAACCGGCCGCCACCGACACCACGCGGCTGCCGCTGAGCTTCGAGCCGGGCGAAGCTTTCGGAGTCGGGGAAACCGGGCCCGGCCGACTCGTGCTGCCGGGCGGCGTCGCGACCGACGCGTTCGGACGCGTGTACGTGAGCGACGCGGCGACCCACCGGCTGCTGCGCTGGAACGCGGACGGAACGCGGCGCCAGGAGGCGGGCTCGCTCGGGAGCGCGCCGAACCAGTTCCGGCGCCCGGGCGCCGTGGCGCGGCTCGGATCGCTCGGCGTCGCGGTGCTCGACGTCGAGAACCGCCGGGTCGTCACCTACGATCTCGAGTTGCGGCTGCTCGGCGTGCTCGCCGGGTTCGAGGACCCGGACCTCGAGGCCTCGATCGGTCCCGTCACCCCGATCGGGCTCGCGGCCGACCGGGGCGGCGCGGTGTACGTCGCCGATGCCGACGGCGACCGAGTGCTGGCGTTCGATTTCTCCGGGCGCTTCCTGCGCGCGATCGGCGGGCACGGCCCGGGCGAGGGCTGGCTGCGCGGACTGTCCGCGATCACCGTCGCGCCGCAGGGCGTGCTGATGACGGCCGACCGCCCGCACGAGCGCGGCCCGGCGCGGTTGCAGTGGATGGACGCCGGCGGCCGCGTGGTGCGACTGGCCTGGGTCCCGGATCCGGCCGCCTCGTCGTCCGCGACGAAATCGGGCGCGCTTGCCCTCGCGGTGGACGACGCGGGCCGCGTGGCGATCGCCGACGAGGGCGCCGGCACGCTGGCGCTGCTCTCGCCGGGCGGCGCGCTGCTCGCGCGCACGTCCGGCCTCGCCCGGCCGGGCGCGCTCGCCTTCGCCCCCGACGGCACGCTGCTGGTGGCGGAGCGGGGCGCCGCGCGCGTCCGCCGGTTCGCGATCGTCACGACCGCGACGGGGAAGTAG
- a CDS encoding BamA/TamA family outer membrane protein: MSARIVAGAVLALLLAGAMAGGARAAARLELAGWPGGEREAGALFAPALRAPGDSIALASALRGAEAALQSGGWLSARVHAGWAQGNAALRVRAEAGPRARWGTLALEVPPEDSAAFAAQLAWRPGTVAGPAALTEAVTRAVDAAVAGGHAWARLGVSGWSEDSGRVNVRLSGSRGPVVTISQLRFEGLRSTRADVVARAAGRLEGRPYDPAAVRAAGQRLAQLGVFRRVEYLDLASTGDWRRGILRWKVEEPRYNTFEGAVGLQGGGTAVGLAKLDLGNVLGTARAVSLAWQSRGRGLTDFGARYAEPLVLGSPLRLELALQQQVQDTVYTRFRWGAKARTALGTRETIEGGFEKERVVQTTGEVRSADLSSVTFGIERDARDDAGAPRRGTWSRLAATQTDKREVLRSPSATRDARTSAVELRGEWHRPLRGAQGVTLELRAAGRFVSQGLLADWERWPLGGAASLRGHDEEAYRVDRFALSRAEWRYFLGTHGERLEVFWDHAEMQTRRPLPAGGDRMSRQSADGIGFGMRLPAAGGMVDLDYGLEPGRGFLDGKIHLRLVTAF, encoded by the coding sequence ATGAGCGCGCGAATCGTGGCGGGCGCCGTGCTGGCGCTGCTGCTCGCCGGTGCGATGGCCGGCGGGGCGCGGGCCGCCGCGCGCCTCGAACTGGCCGGCTGGCCGGGCGGCGAACGCGAGGCCGGTGCGCTGTTCGCGCCGGCGCTGCGCGCCCCGGGCGACTCGATCGCGCTCGCCTCGGCGCTGCGCGGCGCCGAGGCCGCGCTCCAGTCCGGAGGCTGGCTCTCCGCCCGCGTCCATGCCGGCTGGGCGCAGGGCAACGCGGCGCTGCGGGTGCGCGCCGAAGCGGGTCCGCGCGCACGCTGGGGAACGCTCGCGCTCGAGGTGCCGCCCGAGGACTCGGCGGCCTTCGCCGCGCAGCTCGCCTGGCGGCCTGGAACGGTGGCCGGGCCCGCGGCGCTCACCGAAGCGGTGACGCGCGCGGTGGACGCCGCGGTCGCGGGCGGCCACGCCTGGGCGCGTCTGGGCGTGAGCGGCTGGAGCGAGGACTCGGGCCGCGTGAACGTGCGGCTCTCCGGCTCGCGCGGGCCGGTCGTCACGATTTCGCAGCTTCGCTTCGAGGGCCTTCGCTCGACGCGCGCCGACGTGGTCGCGCGCGCCGCGGGCCGGCTCGAAGGCCGGCCGTACGATCCGGCGGCGGTGCGCGCCGCCGGGCAGCGGCTCGCCCAGCTGGGAGTGTTCCGGCGCGTCGAGTACCTTGACCTCGCGAGCACGGGCGACTGGCGCCGCGGCATCCTGCGCTGGAAGGTCGAGGAACCGCGCTACAACACCTTCGAGGGCGCGGTCGGACTTCAGGGTGGAGGGACGGCGGTCGGTCTGGCGAAGCTCGACCTGGGCAACGTGCTGGGCACGGCACGCGCGGTGTCGCTGGCGTGGCAGTCGCGCGGACGCGGACTCACGGATTTCGGCGCCCGCTACGCCGAGCCGCTCGTGCTGGGCTCGCCGCTGCGGCTCGAGCTGGCCCTCCAGCAGCAGGTGCAGGACACGGTGTACACACGCTTCCGCTGGGGCGCGAAGGCGCGCACGGCGCTCGGAACCCGCGAGACGATCGAAGGTGGCTTCGAAAAGGAGAGGGTCGTGCAGACGACGGGTGAAGTGCGCAGCGCGGACCTCTCGAGCGTGACGTTCGGGATCGAGCGCGACGCGCGCGACGACGCCGGCGCCCCGCGGCGCGGAACCTGGTCGCGCCTGGCGGCGACGCAGACGGACAAGCGCGAGGTGCTGCGTTCCCCGTCGGCGACGCGCGACGCGCGCACCAGCGCGGTCGAACTGCGGGGCGAATGGCACCGCCCGCTGCGCGGCGCGCAGGGCGTGACGCTCGAGCTGCGCGCCGCGGGGCGGTTCGTCTCGCAGGGCCTGCTCGCGGACTGGGAACGCTGGCCGCTGGGCGGCGCGGCGTCCCTGCGTGGTCACGACGAGGAGGCCTATCGGGTGGATCGCTTCGCGCTGAGCCGCGCCGAATGGCGCTACTTCCTCGGAACCCACGGCGAGCGCCTGGAGGTCTTCTGGGATCACGCCGAGATGCAGACGCGCCGTCCGCTGCCGGCCGGCGGCGACCGGATGTCCCGCCAGTCGGCGGACGGCATCGGCTTCGGGATGCGGCTGCCGGCCGCGGGCGGGATGGTGGATCTCGACTACGGGCTCGAGCCCGGTCGCGGATTTCTCGACGGCAAGATCCACCTGCGCCTGGTGACGGCGTTCTGA
- a CDS encoding ATP-dependent DNA helicase: MSLESRVVSALRPGGALSRVWAGYEERHAQVEMARDVARTMERGGVLVAEAPTGVGKSVAYLLPAVLHALESGERVVVATCTKSLQDQLYERDLPALLRALDVRLPVARLKGKQNYLCPRALDLADGAPAEELEAIEALRAWAAGETDGDLDRFEAPDAETFRRVRARFATDPAACTAAVCRRGRECWWSRARRAAGEARLTIVNHALLARAAESEGLLPEFEVLIVDEAHRLEGVLSGALERGVSRHRFEELLRLTGTGRPARRARGGGARAAEAGGVLARVRAFTLPLLGGDAAGERLLADLESLRARAEETREASASLFTSLAPDSPGHGLYGTRRRYRSQLELLGRDLAPLETVLEHCRAFAGILRRASSACLGREAGAAGEELSAELENLAMRWDVLHTDLAELSEASDPDWVFWRSLAPGAKTAELRGAPVSVGGFARGALLSKARAAVLTSATMSSGGDFGWAAGRLGLGEDGGLPFERASYPSPFPLERQMRVAVFDGGPDEAAAVAGVVAALSAATGRNALVLFTAHERLRRARARLESLLPRGRLLLAQDVDAPAGLLADRFRAARGAVLLGVQSLWEGVDFPGEALELLVVAKLPFSVPDDPLVEARGERLREHGQDPFRADSLPEAVMRFRQGVGRLIRRSDDRGVLVICDPRLAKASYRGPFRAALPVEPRLWSDANELAAEAARFLSEVGIGAGEDA, encoded by the coding sequence ATGTCGCTCGAATCCCGTGTCGTCTCGGCACTGCGGCCCGGAGGAGCGCTTTCGCGCGTGTGGGCCGGCTACGAGGAGCGGCACGCGCAGGTGGAAATGGCGCGCGACGTGGCGCGGACGATGGAACGGGGTGGCGTGCTGGTGGCCGAGGCGCCGACGGGCGTCGGCAAATCGGTCGCCTACCTGCTTCCGGCGGTGCTGCACGCCCTCGAATCGGGCGAGCGCGTGGTGGTGGCCACCTGCACGAAGTCGCTCCAGGACCAGCTCTACGAACGCGACCTCCCGGCGCTGCTTCGGGCGCTCGACGTGCGACTGCCGGTCGCGCGGCTCAAGGGCAAGCAGAACTACCTGTGCCCGCGGGCCCTGGATCTGGCCGACGGCGCGCCCGCGGAGGAACTCGAGGCGATCGAGGCGCTGCGCGCGTGGGCGGCGGGCGAGACGGACGGCGATCTCGACCGCTTCGAGGCGCCCGACGCCGAGACGTTCCGGCGCGTGCGCGCCCGTTTCGCCACCGACCCCGCCGCATGCACCGCGGCCGTCTGCCGCCGCGGACGGGAGTGCTGGTGGTCGCGGGCCCGCCGCGCTGCGGGCGAGGCGCGGCTCACGATCGTCAACCACGCGCTGCTCGCCCGCGCGGCCGAATCCGAAGGACTGCTGCCGGAGTTCGAGGTACTGATCGTGGACGAGGCGCACCGGCTCGAGGGCGTGCTCTCGGGCGCGCTCGAGCGCGGCGTGTCGCGCCATCGCTTCGAGGAGCTGTTGCGCCTGACCGGCACGGGCCGGCCCGCGAGGCGCGCCCGCGGCGGCGGCGCGCGGGCCGCGGAGGCGGGCGGCGTGCTCGCGCGGGTGCGCGCGTTCACGCTCCCGCTGCTGGGCGGCGACGCGGCCGGTGAGCGGCTGCTCGCCGATCTCGAGTCGCTGCGCGCGCGCGCCGAGGAGACCCGCGAGGCGTCCGCGTCACTGTTCACATCGCTCGCCCCCGATTCGCCGGGCCACGGGCTTTACGGGACGCGCCGCCGCTACCGCTCGCAGCTCGAACTGCTCGGTCGCGACCTCGCGCCGCTCGAAACCGTGCTCGAACATTGCCGCGCGTTCGCGGGCATCCTGCGGCGGGCCTCGTCCGCCTGTCTCGGCCGGGAAGCTGGGGCGGCCGGCGAGGAACTGTCGGCCGAGCTCGAGAATCTGGCGATGCGCTGGGACGTGCTGCACACCGACCTCGCCGAACTCAGCGAGGCGTCCGATCCGGACTGGGTCTTCTGGCGAAGCCTCGCGCCGGGAGCGAAGACCGCCGAGCTGCGCGGCGCGCCCGTTTCGGTGGGCGGCTTCGCGCGCGGCGCGCTGCTGTCGAAGGCGCGCGCGGCGGTCCTGACCTCGGCGACGATGTCGAGCGGCGGCGACTTCGGATGGGCGGCGGGCCGGCTGGGACTCGGCGAGGACGGCGGCCTGCCCTTCGAGCGCGCGAGCTACCCTTCGCCGTTCCCGCTCGAGCGGCAGATGCGCGTCGCGGTGTTCGACGGCGGCCCCGACGAAGCGGCCGCCGTCGCCGGGGTGGTCGCGGCGCTCAGCGCCGCGACCGGGCGCAACGCGCTGGTGCTGTTCACCGCGCACGAGCGTCTGCGGCGCGCGCGCGCGCGCCTGGAATCGCTGCTGCCCCGCGGCCGGCTGCTGCTGGCGCAGGACGTGGACGCGCCGGCGGGCCTGCTCGCGGATCGCTTCCGCGCCGCGCGGGGCGCCGTCTTGCTCGGGGTGCAAAGCCTGTGGGAAGGTGTCGACTTTCCGGGTGAAGCGCTCGAGCTGCTGGTGGTCGCGAAGCTGCCGTTCTCGGTGCCGGACGATCCGCTCGTCGAGGCGAGGGGCGAGCGGCTTCGCGAACACGGGCAGGATCCCTTCCGCGCGGACTCACTGCCCGAGGCGGTCATGCGTTTCCGGCAGGGGGTCGGACGCCTCATCCGGCGGTCGGACGACCGGGGCGTGCTGGTGATCTGCGATCCGCGGCTGGCGAAGGCCTCCTACCGCGGCCCGTTTCGCGCCGCGCTCCCCGTCGAACCGCGGCTATGGAGCGACGCGAACGAACTGGCGGCCGAGGCCGCGCGGTTCCTGTCGGAAGTGGGCATCGGAGCGGGGGAGGATGCGTGA
- the hutH gene encoding histidine ammonia-lyase — protein MERRERTGGRGRAVPVGSGHRSGGGCVIRLGETKLGLDDVVAVARDGAKVELAAEARARMRASRAVVERALAEGRVVYGVTTGFGELKDRHIPLEDVRQLQVNLVRSHSAGVGRFAPPEVVRAMLLLRAASLAQGRSGVRPEVVEMLLDMLERQVTPVVPEQGSVGASGDLAPLAHLAAVMLGEGEAWLGEQRMPAGLALRGAHLQPLTLEAKEGLALVNGTQFSTAFAALACADAQRVWEAAVAAAALSTEVLMGSFQPARADVMALRPYPGALEAAARLRGYAAGSRIVESHRDCGRVQDAYSLRCAPGVMGASWDAIVHVERQLEIELNCVNDNPLVLPEGGETVSAGLFHAQPVALAADYLKIAVAEIASMSERRIDRLLDARVSELPAVLAAQPGLESGYMMAQYTAAALVSENKSLAHPASVDSIPTGAGIEDHVSMAPIAGRHARRVVDNAARVVALELLCACRGLEFRRPLTAGEGCERLYGAIRRVSPAPEGDRPLAGPAEEVAKWVLSAAPLKLAEEVLDS, from the coding sequence ATGGAGCGACGCGAACGAACTGGCGGCCGAGGCCGCGCGGTTCCTGTCGGAAGTGGGCATCGGAGCGGGGGAGGATGCGTGATCCGGCTGGGTGAGACCAAGCTCGGGCTCGACGACGTGGTGGCGGTGGCGCGGGACGGGGCGAAGGTCGAGCTGGCCGCCGAGGCGCGCGCGCGCATGCGCGCGAGCCGGGCCGTCGTCGAGCGCGCGCTGGCCGAGGGGCGCGTCGTCTACGGCGTGACGACCGGATTCGGGGAGCTCAAGGACCGTCATATCCCGCTCGAGGACGTGCGCCAGCTGCAGGTGAACCTGGTGCGCTCGCACAGCGCGGGCGTCGGGCGCTTCGCGCCGCCGGAGGTCGTGCGCGCGATGCTGCTGTTGCGCGCCGCGTCGCTCGCCCAGGGCCGCTCGGGCGTGCGGCCCGAAGTGGTCGAGATGCTGCTCGACATGCTCGAGCGGCAGGTGACGCCGGTCGTGCCCGAGCAGGGATCGGTCGGCGCCTCGGGCGACCTCGCGCCGCTGGCGCACCTGGCGGCGGTGATGCTGGGCGAGGGCGAGGCGTGGCTCGGCGAGCAGCGCATGCCCGCGGGGCTGGCGCTGCGCGGGGCGCACCTGCAGCCGCTGACGCTCGAAGCGAAGGAAGGCCTGGCGCTCGTCAACGGCACGCAGTTCTCGACGGCCTTCGCCGCCCTGGCGTGCGCCGACGCCCAGCGCGTCTGGGAGGCGGCGGTCGCCGCCGCGGCACTCAGCACCGAAGTCCTCATGGGCAGTTTCCAGCCCGCGCGCGCGGACGTCATGGCCCTGCGCCCCTACCCGGGCGCGCTGGAGGCGGCGGCGCGGCTGCGCGGCTACGCGGCCGGCAGCCGGATCGTCGAGTCGCATCGCGACTGCGGCCGGGTGCAGGACGCCTACAGCCTGCGCTGCGCTCCGGGCGTGATGGGCGCCTCGTGGGACGCGATCGTGCACGTCGAGCGGCAGCTCGAAATCGAGCTCAATTGCGTCAACGACAATCCGCTCGTCCTGCCCGAGGGTGGAGAGACCGTCTCGGCCGGCCTGTTCCACGCACAACCGGTCGCGCTCGCGGCCGACTACCTCAAGATCGCCGTGGCCGAAATCGCCTCGATGTCGGAGCGGCGCATCGACCGGCTGCTGGACGCGCGCGTCTCCGAGCTGCCGGCGGTGCTGGCGGCGCAGCCGGGCCTCGAGTCCGGTTACATGATGGCCCAGTACACGGCGGCGGCGCTCGTCTCCGAGAACAAGTCGCTCGCTCATCCCGCGAGCGTGGATTCGATCCCGACGGGCGCGGGCATCGAGGACCACGTGAGCATGGCGCCGATCGCCGGCCGCCACGCGCGCCGCGTCGTGGACAACGCGGCGCGGGTCGTGGCGCTGGAGTTGCTCTGCGCCTGCCGCGGCCTCGAGTTCCGCAGACCGCTGACCGCGGGCGAAGGCTGCGAGCGGCTCTACGGCGCGATCCGCCGGGTGAGCCCCGCGCCCGAAGGCGACCGGCCGCTGGCGGGGCCGGCCGAGGAGGTCGCGAAGTGGGTGCTGTCCGCGGCGCCGCTCAAGCTGGCCGAGGAGGTGCTGGACTCATGA
- the hutU gene encoding urocanate hydratase, with translation MNPVAVARVVRAPRGTALSCKGWVQEAALRMLMNNLDPEVAEKPDELVVYGGTGKAARDWQAFDRIVTSLRSLENDETLLVQSGKPVGVFRTHPHAPRVLIANSNLVPRWGTWEHFWELEKKGLIMYGQMTAGSWIYIGSQGIVQGTFETFAECADRHFGGSLAGKLVLTAGLGGMGGAQPLAATMNGAVCLAVEVDESRARRRVETRYCDRLTRSTEEALAWCREAQAARRPLSVGLVGNAAEVIPDLLARGVVPDVATDQTSAHDPLNGYVPAGLSLEQAAEARRSRPEELVKRARESMAVHVRALLGMKARGTVLFDYGNNLRGEAAKGGLSEAEAFSYPGFVPEYIRPLFCVGKGPFRWAALSGEPSDILATDAAALAEFPDDARLHRWIPLAQERVAFQGLPARICWLGYGERHRLGLRFNRMVREGALKAPVVIGRDHLDTGSVASPWRETEAMRDGSDAIADWPILNALLNTASGASWVSVHHGGGVGIGNSIHAGQVIVCDGTPEADERLSRVLLNDPGTGVMRHADAGYPEAIAHARATGMKLPGVTT, from the coding sequence ATGAACCCCGTCGCCGTCGCACGCGTCGTGCGCGCCCCGCGCGGCACCGCGCTCTCGTGCAAGGGCTGGGTGCAGGAAGCCGCGCTGCGCATGCTGATGAACAACCTCGATCCCGAGGTGGCCGAGAAGCCCGACGAGCTGGTCGTCTACGGCGGCACCGGCAAGGCGGCGCGCGACTGGCAGGCGTTCGACCGCATCGTCACCTCGCTGCGCTCGCTCGAGAACGACGAGACGCTGCTCGTGCAGTCGGGCAAGCCGGTCGGCGTCTTCCGCACGCATCCGCACGCGCCGCGGGTGCTGATCGCGAACTCGAACCTCGTCCCCCGCTGGGGCACCTGGGAGCATTTCTGGGAGCTCGAGAAGAAGGGGCTGATCATGTACGGGCAGATGACCGCCGGCTCGTGGATCTACATCGGCTCGCAGGGCATCGTGCAGGGCACGTTCGAGACCTTCGCGGAGTGCGCCGACCGGCATTTCGGCGGGTCGCTGGCGGGGAAACTGGTGCTGACCGCCGGCCTCGGCGGCATGGGCGGCGCGCAGCCGCTCGCCGCGACCATGAACGGCGCCGTGTGCCTGGCCGTGGAGGTGGACGAGTCGCGCGCCCGCCGGCGGGTCGAGACGCGCTACTGCGACCGCCTGACCCGCTCGACCGAGGAGGCGCTCGCCTGGTGCCGCGAGGCGCAGGCGGCCCGGCGGCCGCTGAGCGTCGGCCTCGTCGGCAACGCCGCCGAGGTGATCCCCGATCTGCTCGCGCGCGGGGTGGTCCCCGACGTGGCCACCGACCAGACGAGCGCCCACGATCCGCTCAACGGTTACGTGCCCGCCGGCCTATCGCTCGAGCAGGCCGCCGAGGCGCGCCGCTCGCGGCCCGAGGAACTGGTGAAGCGCGCCCGCGAGTCCATGGCCGTTCATGTGCGCGCGCTGCTCGGCATGAAGGCGCGCGGCACGGTGCTGTTCGACTACGGCAACAACCTGCGCGGCGAGGCCGCGAAGGGCGGGCTGTCCGAGGCGGAGGCCTTTTCGTACCCCGGGTTCGTGCCCGAGTACATCCGCCCGCTGTTCTGCGTCGGCAAGGGCCCGTTCCGCTGGGCCGCGCTCTCGGGCGAACCGTCGGACATCCTCGCCACCGACGCGGCCGCGCTCGCCGAGTTCCCGGACGACGCGCGGCTGCATCGCTGGATTCCGCTCGCGCAGGAGCGCGTCGCGTTCCAGGGACTCCCGGCCCGCATCTGCTGGCTGGGTTACGGCGAACGCCACCGCCTCGGCCTGCGCTTCAACCGCATGGTGCGCGAAGGCGCGCTCAAGGCGCCGGTCGTCATCGGCCGCGACCATCTCGATACCGGTTCGGTCGCCTCGCCGTGGCGCGAGACGGAGGCGATGCGCGACGGCAGCGACGCGATCGCCGACTGGCCGATCCTGAACGCCCTGCTCAACACCGCGAGCGGCGCTTCGTGGGTGAGCGTCCACCACGGTGGCGGAGTCGGAATCGGCAACTCGATCCACGCCGGGCAGGTGATCGTCTGCGACGGCACGCCCGAGGCCGACGAACGGCTGTCGCGCGTGCTGCTCAACGATCCGGGCACCGGTGTCATGCGGCACGCCGACGCCGGCTACCCGGAAGCGATCGCGCATGCGCGGGCGACCGGCATGAAGCTGCCGGGCGTGACGACGTGA
- a CDS encoding imidazolonepropionase has translation MTYWSAHDPSSKPVAGRSAYLILHNTSEVVTPDAEGREVLRFPKGAIVFRDGRVLEVGPAAELFRHHPDARPMNANGKLVTPGLVDCHTHMIFGGHRAGEFQMKLAGRPYAEIAAAGGGIRSTVQATAAVKEDVLEKGLAIRLERWRANGCTTVEVKSGYGLAPRREIRLLELMGGAAIRVPVRVHRTALVLHALPAEYEGRREQYVEEVRGELLTEIHRRGMAGAIDVFCDPIAFTVEECRAVLSRAVELGFPVKLHAEQMARFGGAKLAAELKARSADHLESANDEDWRALAEAGTVGVLLPAAALTLRQRLPEAAMIRASGARFAVATDFNPGTAPAQSLMECAALAARLCGFDASETLLAITWNAARALGAEAEVGHLTPGAWGDAVMWECETLEELPYWMPAVRPDTVFMRGADLALPAVERRVWP, from the coding sequence ATGACGTACTGGTCCGCGCACGATCCGTCCAGCAAGCCGGTTGCAGGCCGTTCGGCCTACCTGATCCTGCACAACACCTCCGAGGTCGTGACGCCCGACGCGGAGGGCCGCGAGGTGCTGCGCTTCCCGAAGGGCGCGATCGTGTTCCGCGACGGCCGCGTGCTCGAGGTGGGGCCGGCCGCGGAGCTTTTCCGCCACCACCCGGACGCCCGGCCGATGAACGCGAACGGCAAGCTCGTGACGCCCGGCCTCGTGGACTGCCACACGCACATGATCTTCGGGGGGCACCGCGCGGGCGAGTTCCAGATGAAGCTGGCCGGCCGGCCCTATGCCGAGATCGCGGCGGCCGGGGGCGGAATCCGCTCGACCGTGCAGGCGACCGCGGCGGTCAAGGAGGACGTGCTCGAGAAGGGGCTGGCCATCCGCCTCGAACGCTGGCGGGCAAACGGCTGCACGACCGTGGAGGTCAAGAGCGGCTACGGGCTGGCGCCGCGCCGCGAGATCCGCCTGCTCGAGCTGATGGGAGGGGCGGCGATCCGCGTGCCGGTCCGCGTCCATCGGACCGCGCTGGTGCTGCACGCGCTGCCGGCGGAGTACGAGGGCAGGCGCGAGCAGTACGTCGAGGAGGTGCGGGGGGAGCTGCTGACCGAGATCCACCGCCGCGGCATGGCCGGGGCGATCGATGTCTTCTGCGACCCGATCGCCTTCACGGTCGAGGAGTGCCGCGCCGTGCTCTCCCGCGCGGTCGAGCTGGGATTTCCGGTCAAGCTGCACGCCGAGCAGATGGCGCGCTTCGGCGGTGCGAAGCTCGCGGCGGAGCTCAAGGCGCGCAGCGCCGATCATCTCGAGTCGGCCAACGACGAGGACTGGCGCGCGCTCGCCGAGGCCGGAACGGTCGGCGTACTGCTGCCCGCCGCGGCGCTCACGCTGCGGCAGCGCCTGCCCGAGGCGGCGATGATCCGCGCGAGCGGCGCGCGCTTCGCCGTCGCCACCGACTTCAACCCCGGCACCGCACCGGCCCAGTCGCTGATGGAGTGCGCCGCGCTCGCCGCGCGCCTGTGCGGCTTCGACGCCAGCGAGACGCTGCTGGCGATCACCTGGAACGCGGCCCGGGCGCTCGGCGCCGAGGCCGAGGTGGGGCACCTCACGCCCGGCGCCTGGGGCGACGCCGTGATGTGGGAGTGCGAAACGCTCGAGGAGCTGCCGTACTGGATGCCCGCCGTCCGCCCCGACACCGTCTTCATGCGCGGCGCCGACCTCGCCCTGCCCGCCGTCGAGCGGCGGGTCTGGCCGTAA
- the ftcD gene encoding glutamate formimidoyltransferase — MSRLVECVPNFSEGRRREVVDQLLAAVSSVPGVTLLDSEMDPDHNRSVLTFAGEPEPVMEAAVRVVKRAAELIDLNHHKGQHPRMGATDVLPFVPVENVTLDDCAEMARQVGRRIGDEAGIPVFLYEAAATSPARTSLADVRRGEFEGLRELIGKDPAKQPDFGPGRIHPTAGATAVGARRFLVAFNANLNTPDVRVAKAIAAAIREQSGGLRNVRALGFSIEGGRRAQVSMNLVNVEATPIHRVLALVRDEAARHGAAISGCEVVGLVPEAALIAAAEHGLQLEGFSRDQVLELRLRTPPLTEAVPIATFFEQVAGPTPTPGGGTVAAFAGALATCLATMMANLTLGKKKYAASEAVMTTVKREAGALRSELLGLARRDAESFDAVLKARRLPQATPAEQEARAAAIAVADLQACRVPLETLRVCTRLVEVVTEAVRHGNPNAATDAGVAGLLAQAAGEGAGLNVEINLKSLPDGADKTAVAADLESARAALLAAGGQCRDAVRSGMSA, encoded by the coding sequence ATGTCCCGCCTCGTCGAATGCGTTCCCAACTTTTCCGAAGGCCGCCGCCGCGAGGTGGTGGACCAGCTGCTCGCCGCCGTCTCGTCGGTGCCGGGAGTCACCCTGCTCGACTCCGAGATGGACCCCGACCACAACCGCTCGGTGCTCACGTTCGCGGGCGAGCCGGAGCCGGTGATGGAGGCGGCGGTCCGCGTCGTCAAACGCGCGGCGGAACTGATCGATCTGAACCATCACAAGGGCCAGCACCCGCGCATGGGTGCGACCGACGTGCTGCCGTTCGTGCCGGTCGAGAACGTCACGCTCGACGACTGCGCCGAAATGGCGAGGCAGGTGGGCCGGCGCATCGGCGATGAGGCCGGGATCCCGGTGTTCCTTTACGAAGCGGCCGCCACCAGCCCGGCGCGCACGAGCCTGGCGGACGTGCGCCGCGGCGAGTTCGAGGGCCTGCGCGAGCTGATCGGCAAGGACCCGGCGAAGCAGCCGGACTTCGGGCCCGGGAGGATTCATCCCACCGCCGGAGCAACCGCCGTCGGCGCAAGGCGTTTCCTGGTCGCCTTCAACGCGAACCTCAATACCCCGGACGTGCGCGTCGCGAAGGCGATCGCGGCCGCGATCCGCGAGCAGAGCGGCGGGCTCCGGAACGTGCGGGCGCTCGGCTTCTCGATCGAGGGCGGGCGCAGGGCGCAGGTCAGCATGAACCTGGTCAACGTCGAGGCGACCCCGATTCATCGTGTGCTCGCGCTGGTGCGCGACGAGGCGGCGCGGCACGGCGCGGCCATCTCGGGCTGCGAGGTGGTGGGGCTGGTGCCCGAGGCGGCGCTGATCGCGGCCGCCGAGCACGGGCTGCAGCTCGAGGGCTTCAGCCGCGACCAGGTGCTCGAGCTGCGTCTGCGCACCCCGCCGCTCACCGAAGCGGTTCCGATCGCCACCTTCTTCGAGCAGGTGGCCGGTCCCACCCCGACGCCGGGCGGAGGGACGGTGGCGGCCTTCGCGGGCGCGCTCGCGACCTGTCTGGCGACGATGATGGCGAACCTGACCCTCGGCAAGAAGAAGTACGCCGCCAGCGAGGCGGTCATGACCACGGTCAAGCGCGAGGCCGGGGCCCTGCGCTCCGAGCTCCTGGGGCTGGCCCGGCGGGACGCGGAATCCTTCGACGCGGTGCTCAAGGCGCGCCGGCTTCCGCAGGCCACCCCCGCCGAGCAGGAGGCACGCGCGGCGGCCATCGCCGTCGCCGACCTGCAGGCCTGCCGCGTCCCGCTCGAGACGCTGCGCGTCTGCACGCGGCTCGTGGAGGTCGTCACCGAGGCGGTCCGCCACGGCAACCCCAATGCCGCCACCGACGCTGGGGTGGCGGGGCTTCTCGCCCAGGCCGCCGGCGAGGGCGCAGGCCTCAACGTGGAAATCAACCTGAAGTCCCTGCCCGACGGCGCCGATAAGACAGCCGTGGCAGCGGACCTCGAGTCGGCGCGTGCCGCGTTGCTCGCCGCGGGCGGGCAGTGCCGGGACGCCGTGAGGTCCGGCATGAGCGCTTGA